In Vibrio atlanticus, the following proteins share a genomic window:
- the rsxA gene encoding electron transport complex subunit RsxA, translating into MTEYLLLLVGTVLVNNFVLVKFLGLCPFMGVSKKLETAIGMGLATTFVLTLASVSAYLVETYILTPLGIEYLRTMSFILVIAVVVQFTEMVVHKTSPTLYRLLGIFLPLITTNCAVLGVALLNINENHNFIQSIIYGFGAAVGFSLVLILFAAMRERIAVADVPMPFKGASIAMITAGLMSLAFMGFTGLVK; encoded by the coding sequence ATGACCGAATACCTTTTGTTGTTGGTTGGCACAGTGCTGGTCAATAACTTTGTGCTAGTGAAGTTTTTAGGGCTATGTCCATTTATGGGCGTCTCCAAGAAGTTGGAGACTGCTATTGGCATGGGCCTCGCGACGACTTTCGTTCTAACGTTAGCGTCGGTATCTGCATACCTAGTAGAAACCTACATCCTTACCCCTCTGGGTATTGAATACCTGCGTACCATGAGTTTCATCTTGGTTATTGCGGTGGTTGTTCAATTTACGGAAATGGTCGTTCACAAAACCAGCCCGACTCTATATCGCCTGTTGGGTATCTTCTTGCCTCTTATCACCACCAACTGCGCGGTGTTAGGTGTGGCACTTTTGAACATCAATGAAAACCACAACTTCATTCAGTCGATCATCTATGGTTTCGGCGCGGCTGTTGGTTTCTCTCTTGTTCTGATCCTATTTGCTGCGATGCGTGAGCGTATTGCGGTTGCTGATGTTCCTATGCCATTCAAAGGCGCCTCGATTGCGATGATCACAGCAGGCCTAATGTCTCTGGCATTTATGGGCTTTACTGGGTTGGTGAAGTAA
- the uvrB gene encoding excinuclease ABC subunit UvrB translates to MSKLFDLVSDYSPSGDQPTAITKLLDGLDSGLAHQTLLGVTGSGKTFTLANVISQSQRPAILLAPNKTLAAQLYGEMKSFFPNNAVEYFVSYYDYYQPEAYVPTTDTFIEKDASVNAHIEQMRLSATKALLERKDAIIVASVSAIYGLGDPKSYLKMMLHLSRGEVMDQRDILRRLAELQYSRNDVAFERGQFRVRGEVIDIFPAESDQDAVRIEMFDDEVDCISIFDPLTGAVKQRDLPRFTVYPKTHYVTPREKILEAIEKIKDELRDRAQYLKDNNKLLEEQRISQRTQFDIEMMTELGFCSGIENYSRYLSGRAEGEAPPTLFDYLPDDGLLIIDESHVTVPQIGAMYKGDRSRKETLVEFGFRLPSALDNRPMKFEEFESIAPQTIFVSATPGNYEIEKSDGEIADQVVRPTGLLDPIIEVRPVATQVDDLLSEIRIRSVKEERVLVTTLTKRMAEDLTEYLSEHGVKVRYLHSDIDTVERVEIIRDLRLGEFDVLVGINLLREGLDMPEVSLVAILDADKEGFLRSERSLIQTIGRAARNLEGRAILYGDSITKSMRKAIDETDRRREKQQAYNEEQGITPQALKRNIKDIMELGDLTKSKQQRQSKQVPLSKVAEPSESYAVLTPQQLEKEISKLEAAMYQHAQNLEFELAAQKRDEIEQLRKQFITNS, encoded by the coding sequence ATGAGTAAACTCTTTGACTTGGTATCGGACTACAGTCCGTCCGGTGACCAGCCGACGGCAATTACCAAATTATTAGATGGACTAGATTCTGGTTTAGCACATCAAACTCTATTAGGGGTAACGGGCTCAGGTAAAACCTTTACGCTTGCCAATGTCATTTCCCAATCACAAAGACCTGCCATTCTGTTAGCACCGAATAAGACGTTGGCTGCTCAACTTTATGGTGAGATGAAATCCTTCTTTCCAAATAATGCCGTTGAGTACTTCGTATCTTACTACGATTACTACCAGCCTGAAGCGTATGTACCAACCACGGATACGTTCATTGAGAAAGATGCGTCGGTGAATGCTCATATCGAGCAGATGAGACTTTCGGCGACCAAGGCCTTATTAGAGCGAAAAGACGCCATCATTGTGGCTTCTGTATCGGCTATCTATGGTCTTGGTGATCCTAAATCGTATTTGAAAATGATGCTTCACTTGAGTCGTGGTGAGGTCATGGATCAGCGTGATATTTTGCGCCGTTTGGCGGAGCTACAATATTCAAGAAACGACGTCGCATTTGAACGAGGTCAATTCCGCGTGCGTGGTGAAGTGATTGATATCTTCCCGGCTGAATCTGACCAAGATGCCGTGCGAATTGAAATGTTCGATGATGAAGTGGATTGCATCAGTATCTTTGACCCACTAACTGGTGCGGTTAAGCAAAGAGACCTGCCTCGCTTTACGGTTTATCCAAAAACGCACTATGTCACTCCACGAGAGAAAATCCTTGAAGCGATTGAGAAGATTAAGGATGAGTTGCGTGATAGAGCTCAATATTTAAAAGACAATAATAAGCTTCTAGAAGAACAGCGTATCTCTCAAAGAACTCAGTTTGATATCGAGATGATGACCGAGCTTGGCTTCTGTTCTGGTATCGAAAACTATTCACGATACTTGAGTGGCCGTGCTGAAGGGGAAGCGCCTCCGACGTTATTTGATTACTTGCCTGATGATGGTCTGTTGATTATCGATGAGTCACACGTGACCGTGCCGCAAATTGGCGCCATGTATAAAGGTGACCGTTCGCGTAAGGAAACTCTAGTTGAGTTTGGTTTCCGTCTGCCTTCGGCATTGGATAACCGTCCAATGAAGTTTGAAGAATTTGAGTCTATAGCCCCGCAAACGATTTTTGTGTCGGCCACGCCAGGCAATTACGAAATCGAGAAATCAGATGGTGAGATTGCTGATCAAGTGGTGCGTCCTACTGGTTTGTTAGACCCAATTATCGAAGTAAGGCCTGTCGCGACTCAGGTTGATGACCTATTGTCTGAAATCAGAATACGTTCAGTGAAAGAAGAGCGTGTACTTGTCACGACGCTAACTAAGCGAATGGCAGAGGACTTAACTGAATACCTGAGTGAGCATGGCGTTAAAGTTCGTTACTTGCACTCTGATATCGATACCGTTGAACGCGTAGAAATTATCAGAGACCTACGTTTGGGCGAGTTTGACGTGTTAGTGGGCATTAACTTACTTCGAGAAGGTTTGGATATGCCGGAAGTATCGCTGGTGGCGATTCTTGATGCTGATAAAGAGGGCTTCTTACGTTCTGAGCGTTCTTTGATACAGACCATTGGCCGTGCAGCTCGTAATTTGGAAGGTCGAGCAATTCTATATGGTGACTCGATTACTAAGTCAATGAGAAAGGCGATTGATGAAACCGATCGTCGTCGTGAGAAACAGCAGGCCTATAACGAAGAGCAAGGTATTACGCCGCAAGCGCTTAAACGTAATATCAAAGACATTATGGAGTTGGGTGATCTAACCAAGTCGAAGCAGCAGCGCCAATCGAAGCAAGTTCCTCTATCTAAGGTGGCAGAGCCTTCTGAAAGTTATGCCGTACTGACTCCACAACAGCTTGAGAAAGAGATCAGCAAGCTAGAAGCTGCGATGTATCAGCATGCTCAGAATCTAGAATTTGAATTGGCCGCTCAAAAGCGTGATGAAATTGAGCAGCTAAGAAAGCAGTTTATTACCAACAGCTAA
- the luxO gene encoding quorum-sensing sigma-54 dependent transcriptional regulator LuxO, with protein sequence MQSKTLDNKSKYLLMVEDTASVAALYRSYLTPLEIDINIVGTGRDAIESLNHRIPDLILLDLRLPDMTGMDVLFAVKQKYPEVPVIFMTAHGSIDTAVEAMRHGSQDFLIKPCEADRLRITVNNAIRKATKLKNSSEHPGNQNYQGFIGSSQTMQQVYRTIDSAASSKASIFITGESGTGKEVCAEAIHAASKRGDKPFIAINCAAIPKDLIESELFGHVKGAFTGAATDRQGAAELADGGTLFLDELCEMDLELQTKLLRFIQTGTFQKVGSSKMKSVDVRFVCATNRDPWKEVQEGRFREDLYYRLYVIPLHLPPLRERGEDVIEIAYSLLGYMSVEEGKAFVRFAEEVLDRFNQYEWPGNVRQLQNVLRNVVVLNNGKEITLNMLPPPLNQPIENSLRLKEKQNEDITVKDIFPLWITEKTAIEQAIKACDGNIPRAAGFLDVSPSTIYRKLQTWNAKQ encoded by the coding sequence ATGCAATCAAAAACGTTAGATAACAAATCGAAGTATTTGTTAATGGTAGAAGATACCGCGTCGGTAGCAGCGTTATATCGATCGTATCTTACACCGCTCGAAATTGATATTAACATTGTTGGTACTGGCCGCGATGCAATCGAGAGTTTGAACCATCGAATCCCAGACCTCATTTTATTAGATCTACGCCTGCCCGATATGACGGGTATGGATGTACTGTTTGCTGTAAAACAAAAATATCCGGAAGTTCCCGTTATTTTCATGACTGCTCACGGCTCTATTGATACCGCAGTAGAAGCCATGCGACATGGCTCCCAAGATTTCCTTATCAAGCCGTGTGAAGCCGACCGACTTCGTATTACGGTGAACAACGCGATCCGCAAAGCCACTAAACTTAAAAATAGCTCGGAACATCCAGGAAATCAGAACTATCAAGGCTTTATTGGCAGTAGTCAAACCATGCAGCAGGTTTACCGAACGATCGATTCTGCCGCATCGAGCAAAGCCAGTATTTTCATCACAGGTGAAAGTGGTACCGGTAAAGAGGTATGTGCTGAAGCCATTCACGCTGCGAGTAAGCGTGGCGATAAGCCATTTATCGCAATTAACTGTGCAGCGATTCCTAAAGATTTGATTGAGAGTGAATTGTTTGGTCACGTTAAAGGGGCCTTTACTGGAGCGGCAACGGATCGACAAGGCGCAGCTGAACTTGCAGATGGTGGAACCCTGTTCCTCGATGAATTGTGCGAAATGGACTTAGAGCTGCAAACTAAGCTACTCCGCTTCATTCAAACTGGTACCTTTCAAAAAGTCGGCTCTTCGAAGATGAAGAGTGTGGATGTTCGTTTCGTATGTGCAACGAACCGCGACCCTTGGAAGGAAGTTCAAGAAGGTCGCTTTAGAGAAGATTTATACTACCGTTTATATGTGATTCCACTGCATTTGCCGCCATTGCGTGAGCGTGGTGAAGATGTCATCGAAATTGCATATTCATTGCTGGGTTATATGTCTGTCGAAGAAGGCAAGGCGTTCGTACGTTTTGCTGAAGAAGTACTCGATCGCTTTAATCAATATGAGTGGCCGGGGAACGTTCGTCAGTTACAAAATGTGTTGCGAAATGTAGTGGTACTGAATAATGGTAAAGAGATTACTCTCAATATGCTTCCACCGCCATTGAACCAACCAATTGAAAACAGTCTCCGTTTAAAAGAGAAGCAGAACGAAGACATCACGGTAAAAGATATTTTCCCATTGTGGATCACTGAGAAAACGGCTATCGAACAGGCCATCAAAGCGTGTGACGGCAACATTCCCCGTGCGGCAGGTTTCTTGGATGTCAGTCCATCGACGATATACCGAAAATTGCAAACATGGAATGCGAAGCAGTAA
- the luxU gene encoding quorum-sensing phosphorelay protein LuxU, whose amino-acid sequence MMIILNQQKVDELAGEIGQENVPVLLEIFLGELKGYYEHLELNKESDTSKYLADISHALKSSAASFGADSLCSFAISLDAKVKQALPMTEVDFQGMQDVLLSTYQEYQQLMTEL is encoded by the coding sequence ATGATGATAATATTAAATCAGCAAAAAGTTGATGAGCTTGCCGGTGAAATAGGGCAAGAGAATGTCCCAGTGTTACTGGAAATATTTTTAGGTGAACTGAAGGGATACTACGAACATTTAGAGCTAAATAAAGAGTCAGACACATCTAAGTATTTAGCGGATATTAGCCATGCACTTAAGAGTAGTGCTGCGAGCTTTGGTGCGGACTCTTTGTGTAGTTTCGCGATTAGCCTAGATGCAAAAGTGAAACAAGCGCTGCCAATGACAGAGGTCGACTTTCAAGGTATGCAGGATGTTTTATTATCCACCTACCAAGAGTACCAGCAGTTAATGACAGAGCTTTAA
- a CDS encoding YvcK family protein: MNIYSSKKVVAIGGGHGLGRMLAALKDFGSNATGIVATTDNGGSTGRIRDCQGGIAWGDTRNCINQLITEPSISSMMFEYRFRGQGELDGHNLGNLMLTALDNLSVRPLEAINLIRNMLKVDVNIVPMTEHPSDLTALSMDGRWVTGETNVDDMTEKLRMMDLSPEVPATREAVAAVEQADCIVLGPGSFLTSVMPPLLLPEIGKAIADNTKAKVIFVENLSPEHGPAGKMTLQEQLEWCERTCKTRKIDIVLGNAPHPELEGLWNCVTTDLASPNRDWRHDRVKLQQAIRDQLI; this comes from the coding sequence ATGAATATTTACTCTTCAAAGAAAGTGGTCGCAATTGGTGGTGGTCACGGCTTAGGCCGTATGCTTGCAGCATTAAAAGACTTTGGTAGCAACGCGACAGGCATTGTTGCAACCACAGATAACGGTGGATCAACCGGGCGTATTCGAGATTGCCAAGGTGGCATCGCTTGGGGAGATACTCGTAACTGTATCAACCAACTAATCACCGAGCCTTCGATCAGTTCGATGATGTTCGAATACCGCTTTCGCGGTCAAGGTGAACTCGATGGTCACAACCTCGGTAACCTAATGCTGACTGCACTAGACAACCTTTCTGTTCGCCCATTGGAAGCCATCAACCTGATCAGAAACATGTTAAAGGTCGATGTGAATATTGTACCAATGACGGAACATCCTTCCGATCTCACTGCTTTGTCAATGGACGGCCGTTGGGTTACGGGCGAAACCAACGTTGACGACATGACAGAAAAACTGCGCATGATGGACTTGTCTCCAGAAGTGCCTGCGACCAGAGAAGCCGTTGCAGCTGTCGAACAAGCAGACTGTATCGTGCTTGGTCCGGGAAGTTTTCTAACCAGTGTTATGCCCCCCCTTCTACTACCAGAGATTGGTAAAGCGATCGCAGATAATACTAAAGCCAAGGTTATCTTCGTTGAAAACCTGTCGCCAGAGCATGGACCTGCAGGGAAAATGACGCTACAAGAGCAATTGGAGTGGTGTGAACGTACCTGCAAGACAAGAAAGATCGACATTGTATTGGGTAACGCGCCCCATCCGGAACTTGAAGGGCTATGGAATTGCGTGACGACTGACCTTGCCTCTCCAAATAGAGATTGGAGACACGACCGCGTAAAACTCCAACAAGCAATTAGGGATCAGTTGATTTAA
- the moaA gene encoding GTP 3',8-cyclase MoaA — protein MAQQFEDRFHRKFYYLRLSVTDVCNFKCTYCLPDGYKPSGQKNSSFLSVPEIKRVVKAFADCGTSKIRITGGEPSLRKDFPEIIHTVASTPGIEKVATTTNGYRMEKQVGQWRDAGLTHINVSVDSLDSRMFHQITGENKFTEVMRGIDKAFEVGFEQVKVNVVLMKDLNSQELPAFLNWIKDKPIQLRFIELMKTGEMDELFDKHHVSGVAIRNQLIANGWLLKVKAVNDGPAQVFVHPDYQGEIGLIMPYEKDFCESCNRLRVSATGKLHLCLFGDHGVELRDLIQEDQQEQELIDRIQAQLQTKSVSHFLHDGNSGMTPNLASIGG, from the coding sequence GTGGCGCAACAATTCGAAGATAGATTCCATCGCAAGTTTTATTACTTGCGCTTGTCGGTTACAGACGTCTGTAACTTTAAATGTACTTACTGCTTGCCAGATGGTTATAAACCGTCAGGGCAAAAAAACTCGTCTTTTTTAAGTGTTCCTGAGATCAAACGCGTTGTTAAAGCGTTTGCTGATTGTGGTACCTCAAAGATCCGCATTACTGGCGGAGAGCCGAGTCTGCGTAAAGACTTTCCTGAAATCATACATACCGTTGCTTCTACTCCAGGCATCGAAAAAGTAGCCACCACAACGAATGGCTACCGCATGGAGAAACAAGTAGGGCAATGGCGTGATGCTGGTTTAACCCATATAAACGTGAGCGTGGATAGCTTAGATTCGCGCATGTTCCATCAGATCACTGGTGAGAATAAGTTTACTGAGGTTATGCGAGGTATTGATAAAGCGTTTGAGGTTGGCTTTGAACAAGTCAAAGTCAACGTTGTATTAATGAAAGACCTCAACAGTCAGGAATTACCAGCCTTCCTTAATTGGATCAAAGACAAACCTATTCAATTACGTTTTATCGAGCTGATGAAAACCGGCGAGATGGACGAGTTGTTCGATAAACACCATGTGTCCGGCGTTGCGATTCGCAACCAGCTTATTGCTAATGGTTGGCTGTTAAAAGTCAAAGCCGTTAATGATGGCCCTGCGCAAGTGTTTGTCCACCCAGACTACCAGGGTGAAATCGGTTTGATCATGCCTTACGAGAAAGACTTTTGTGAGAGTTGTAACCGACTGCGTGTTTCTGCGACCGGTAAACTTCACTTATGTCTGTTTGGCGACCATGGTGTTGAACTGAGAGATCTGATTCAAGAAGATCAACAAGAGCAAGAGCTCATTGATCGAATTCAGGCTCAGCTTCAAACCAAGTCCGTTAGTCACTTCTTACATGATGGCAACAGCGGCATGACTCCAAATTTGGCGTCAATCGGCGGTTAA
- the moaB gene encoding molybdenum cofactor biosynthesis protein B gives MGHAESKFQAANIAVLTVSDTRTEENDTSGGYLAEHAKEAGHNVVDKQIVIDDMYKIRAIVSQWIADDSVQAIMITGGTGFTSRDSTPEALKPLFDKEVEGFGELFRQVSYEEIGTSTIQSRAIAGFANHTVIFAMPGSTGACRTGWTKIIKQQMDASHRPCNFMPHLSV, from the coding sequence ATGGGTCACGCAGAAAGCAAATTCCAAGCAGCAAACATCGCAGTACTAACGGTTTCAGATACTCGTACAGAAGAAAACGATACGTCAGGCGGCTACCTAGCAGAGCATGCTAAAGAAGCGGGTCACAACGTGGTTGATAAGCAAATCGTTATTGACGACATGTACAAGATCCGTGCGATCGTATCTCAGTGGATTGCTGATGACAGCGTCCAAGCGATCATGATCACTGGTGGTACGGGTTTCACTTCTCGTGACAGCACCCCAGAAGCACTTAAGCCATTGTTCGACAAAGAAGTAGAAGGCTTTGGTGAGCTATTCCGCCAAGTGTCTTACGAAGAGATCGGTACGTCGACGATTCAATCGCGTGCAATCGCGGGTTTTGCTAACCACACGGTTATCTTTGCGATGCCAGGTTCTACAGGTGCGTGCCGTACAGGTTGGACTAAGATCATCAAACAACAGATGGATGCTAGCCACCGTCCTTGTAACTTCATGCCACATCTTTCTGTATAA
- the moaC gene encoding cyclic pyranopterin monophosphate synthase MoaC, whose translation MSQFTHINASGEANMVDVSAKAETVREARAEAFVQMSAETLELIVSGSHHKGDVFATARIAGIQAAKKTWDLIPLCHPLLLTKVEVQLEAIESENKVRIESVCKLAGKTGVEMEALTAASVAALTIYDMCKAVQKDIVIENVRLLEKTGGKSGHFKVES comes from the coding sequence ATGAGCCAATTTACCCACATTAACGCGTCTGGTGAAGCGAACATGGTCGATGTGTCGGCTAAAGCGGAAACTGTACGCGAAGCGAGAGCGGAAGCTTTCGTTCAAATGTCAGCAGAAACGCTAGAACTGATTGTTTCTGGTAGCCACCATAAGGGTGATGTTTTTGCGACGGCACGTATTGCTGGCATCCAAGCGGCTAAGAAAACGTGGGACTTGATTCCACTGTGTCACCCTCTACTACTAACTAAAGTCGAAGTGCAGCTAGAAGCTATCGAGTCTGAAAACAAGGTTCGCATTGAATCTGTTTGTAAACTTGCGGGTAAGACGGGCGTTGAGATGGAAGCGCTTACGGCTGCTTCCGTTGCTGCGCTAACGATTTACGATATGTGTAAAGCTGTTCAAAAAGACATTGTTATCGAAAATGTACGCCTGTTAGAGAAGACGGGTGGTAAATCTGGTCACTTCAAGGTGGAATCATGA
- the moaD gene encoding molybdopterin synthase sulfur carrier subunit has translation MITVLFFAQTRELVGVDSLEVDVQFNTIEAIRSHLVTQEGKWDIALEEGKLLAALNQSIVPLTTEVKDGDEVAFFPPVTGG, from the coding sequence ATGATTACTGTACTGTTCTTTGCTCAAACTCGTGAACTTGTCGGTGTCGATAGCCTAGAAGTCGATGTACAATTCAATACTATTGAAGCGATTCGCAGCCACCTTGTAACACAAGAAGGCAAATGGGATATCGCATTGGAAGAGGGCAAACTTCTGGCTGCACTTAACCAATCAATCGTACCTTTGACAACTGAAGTGAAAGACGGCGATGAAGTGGCTTTCTTCCCACCGGTTACTGGAGGTTAG
- the moaE gene encoding molybdopterin synthase catalytic subunit MoaE, which produces MNDSRVIDPRVLVTAEDFSVGDEYDYLAQGTAAGAVVTFVGKVRDMNLGDNVIGLSLEHYPGMTEKSLSEICDQAEARWPIQKMRVIHRVGDLDIGDQIVYVGVSSAHRGAAFEACEFVMDFLKTKAPFWKKERTTEATRWVDSRDSDTKAAERWEK; this is translated from the coding sequence ATGAACGACTCTCGAGTTATTGATCCAAGAGTACTAGTTACTGCAGAAGATTTTTCTGTGGGTGACGAATACGATTATCTAGCTCAAGGCACAGCTGCAGGAGCGGTAGTGACGTTTGTTGGTAAAGTTCGCGACATGAACCTTGGCGACAACGTGATTGGTTTGTCTCTAGAGCACTATCCGGGTATGACAGAGAAGTCGCTGAGCGAGATCTGTGATCAAGCTGAAGCGCGCTGGCCTATTCAGAAGATGCGAGTGATTCACCGCGTTGGTGACCTAGATATCGGTGACCAGATTGTTTACGTTGGTGTATCCAGTGCACATCGTGGCGCTGCCTTCGAAGCGTGTGAGTTTGTTATGGATTTTCTGAAAACCAAAGCGCCGTTTTGGAAAAAAGAACGTACTACTGAGGCGACTCGTTGGGTTGACTCTCGAGACTCTGATACCAAAGCAGCGGAGCGTTGGGAGAAATAA
- a CDS encoding ABC transporter substrate-binding protein gives MYKNKITQALLLGAGLAVAATSTLSIAAEVPAGTELAKVQELVRGNGTEVATIDPHKSQGVPESHVIRDLLEGLVNQDGEGNTIPGVAESWETTDNKTFTFHLRKDAKWSNGDPVTAEDFVYSWQRAVDPATASPYAWYMEYTKMVNAKDIVAGKKDKSELGVKAVDEYTLVVELETAVPYFVMMMGHTTVKPVHKATVEKFGDQWTKPGNFVGNGAFSVDKWVVNERLVLKRNDQYWNNDKTVLNKVTFLPIENQVAEMNRFLSGEIDFTNELPTEHFKRLKKEHAEDVSVAGNLCTYYYIFNTKKAPFDDVRVRKAISYAIDRDIVTGAILAQGQKPAYFLTPEITAGFDPELPQYGTMSQKERNVEAARLLEEAGYGKDNPLNFNLLYNTSENHKKIAVALGSMWKKTLGLKVTLENQEWKTYLSSKDSGDFEVARAAWCGDYNEASSFLTLMKSNNTTGGVHYDSAAYDQIIDKALNSTSEEERKALYLEAEALMANDMPIAPIYQYVKSRLLNPHVGGFPTNNAEDKIFSKDLYIKAQ, from the coding sequence ATGTACAAGAATAAAATCACTCAGGCCCTTCTTCTAGGTGCTGGTTTGGCAGTGGCTGCCACTTCTACTCTTTCTATCGCTGCTGAAGTTCCAGCAGGCACAGAACTAGCAAAAGTTCAGGAACTTGTTCGCGGTAACGGTACTGAAGTTGCGACTATCGACCCACACAAATCTCAAGGTGTACCAGAATCTCACGTAATTCGTGATCTTCTAGAAGGTCTAGTGAACCAAGATGGCGAAGGTAATACAATCCCAGGTGTAGCCGAAAGCTGGGAAACGACGGACAACAAAACATTCACTTTCCACCTACGTAAAGATGCAAAATGGTCTAACGGCGATCCTGTAACAGCTGAAGATTTCGTTTACAGCTGGCAACGTGCAGTCGATCCTGCCACTGCTTCTCCATATGCTTGGTACATGGAATATACCAAGATGGTGAACGCGAAAGACATCGTAGCGGGTAAGAAAGACAAGAGTGAACTCGGCGTTAAAGCTGTAGATGAATACACGCTTGTTGTTGAATTAGAAACAGCGGTACCATACTTCGTAATGATGATGGGCCATACAACAGTGAAGCCAGTACACAAAGCAACTGTTGAAAAATTCGGTGACCAATGGACCAAGCCGGGTAACTTCGTAGGTAACGGCGCATTCTCTGTTGATAAGTGGGTTGTTAACGAACGTCTAGTTCTAAAGCGTAACGACCAATACTGGAACAACGACAAAACTGTTCTAAACAAAGTAACCTTCCTACCAATCGAAAACCAAGTTGCGGAAATGAACCGTTTCCTATCTGGTGAAATCGACTTCACAAATGAACTTCCAACTGAGCACTTCAAGCGTCTGAAGAAAGAGCACGCAGAAGACGTATCTGTAGCAGGTAACTTGTGTACTTACTACTACATCTTCAACACGAAGAAAGCTCCATTTGATGATGTTCGCGTACGTAAGGCTATCTCTTACGCAATTGACCGTGACATCGTGACTGGCGCTATCTTAGCGCAAGGTCAAAAACCAGCATATTTCCTGACGCCTGAAATCACAGCGGGCTTCGATCCTGAGCTTCCTCAGTACGGTACAATGTCTCAAAAAGAACGTAACGTAGAAGCGGCACGTCTTCTTGAAGAAGCGGGTTACGGTAAAGACAATCCACTAAACTTCAACCTACTTTACAACACTTCTGAAAACCACAAGAAGATTGCTGTAGCACTAGGTTCTATGTGGAAGAAAACACTGGGTCTTAAAGTTACACTTGAAAACCAAGAGTGGAAAACTTACCTATCTTCTAAAGATTCTGGTGACTTCGAAGTAGCTCGTGCTGCTTGGTGTGGTGACTACAATGAAGCATCGTCATTCCTAACGCTAATGAAGAGTAACAACACTACCGGTGGTGTTCACTACGACAGCGCGGCTTACGATCAAATCATTGATAAAGCACTGAACTCGACTTCAGAAGAAGAGCGTAAAGCACTTTATCTTGAAGCTGAGGCGCTAATGGCTAACGATATGCCTATCGCACCTATCTATCAATACGTGAAATCACGTCTACTAAATCCGCACGTTGGTGGCTTCCCTACGAACAACGCGGAAGATAAGATCTTCTCGAAAGACTTATACATCAAGGCTCAATAA
- the oppB gene encoding oligopeptide ABC transporter permease OppB, producing the protein MLKFIMKRIFEAIPTMLVLITISFFLMRFAPGNPFSSERPLPPEVMANIEAKYGLDKPVFEQYTTYLTNILQGDFGPSFKYQDYTVNELIAVALPVSAKVGFVAFIFTLIMGVTVGTIAALKHNTWVDYTIMSTAMLGVVMPSFVLAPALIYLFSLHWNIFPAGGWHGGTFVYIVLPVIAMSLLYVATFARITRGSMIETLNSNFIRTARAKGLSYRYIVLKHALKPAMLPVVSYMGPAFVGIITGSVVVETIFGLPGIGKLFVNAAFNRDYSLVMGVTILIGFLFILFNAIVDILLALIDPKIRY; encoded by the coding sequence ATGCTTAAATTCATTATGAAAAGGATATTTGAAGCGATTCCAACGATGTTGGTGTTGATCACTATATCTTTCTTTCTCATGCGTTTCGCACCGGGTAACCCGTTTTCAAGCGAGCGTCCATTACCGCCAGAAGTTATGGCTAACATCGAAGCTAAATACGGCTTAGATAAACCAGTATTTGAACAGTACACCACGTACTTAACCAACATCCTTCAGGGTGATTTTGGTCCATCTTTCAAATATCAAGATTACACAGTAAATGAGCTGATTGCTGTAGCACTTCCAGTATCTGCGAAGGTAGGCTTCGTTGCCTTTATCTTTACGCTAATTATGGGGGTCACCGTCGGTACTATAGCCGCATTGAAGCACAATACCTGGGTCGACTACACCATAATGTCGACTGCCATGCTCGGGGTGGTGATGCCATCCTTCGTGTTGGCACCAGCGCTTATTTACCTTTTCTCCCTGCACTGGAATATATTCCCAGCAGGTGGTTGGCATGGCGGCACCTTCGTGTACATCGTGCTACCTGTTATTGCGATGTCTCTTCTATATGTAGCGACCTTTGCTCGTATCACTCGCGGTAGCATGATTGAAACTCTAAACAGTAACTTTATCCGTACTGCTCGTGCTAAAGGCCTAAGTTACCGTTATATCGTTCTTAAACATGCGCTTAAGCCAGCAATGCTACCTGTTGTTTCATATATGGGGCCTGCTTTCGTAGGTATCATCACAGGTTCAGTTGTTGTTGAAACCATCTTCGGCCTACCGGGTATCGGTAAGCTGTTTGTTAACGCCGCGTTTAACCGTGACTACTCGTTAGTAATGGGTGTAACCATTTTGATTGGTTTCCTATTCATCTTGTTCAACGCTATCGTTGATATTTTACTAGCGCTTATTGACCCGAAAATTCGCTACTAA